CGCAGAGCGGCGGAGAAGCGATGCTGGGGACCGGCGACGAACCGGGCCACCTGGAGCGGCCGGGAGACCGCCCAGTTCTTGGGCACGAGTTCGCCGATCACCATCTGGACGGCGGAGGCCACCATCATCCCGATCACCACGTTGATGCCGGGTACGGCGCCGTCGGGCAGACCGGTCGCGGTGAGGGGGCGGTCCAGCAGCTGGGCGAGCGCCGGTTCGGCGAGCATGCCGACGACCAGTGAGGTGATGGTGATGCCCAGCTGGGTGCCGGAGAGCTGGAAGGAGAGTTCACGCAGGGCCTGGACGACGGTGCGGGCCCGCCGGTCGCCCTCCGCGGCGGCGCGCTCGGCGTCCGGCCGCTCCACCGTGACGAGCCCGAACTCGGCTGCCACGAAGAATCCGTTGGCGAGGATGAGAAGGAACGCTGCGCTCAGGAGCAGCAGGGGGGTGGTCATGCCGCCGCCTCCGGGGAAGGGGCGGCGCAGGTACTACCGGACGATCCGTCCATTGCTGGAGGGAGTCACTCCTTGGGTCGCAGGAAAGCCCCGCGGGTCTCATGGACCCTCTGGTGCGGGGCGGGGCGCACAGGGGCGCCGCCGTCCTCCAGAGTAATCAAGAAGAGGCCCTACGGGGCAGGGGGCTCAGCCGTTGTCCGTGCCGGTGCCGTGGTTCTCCGCGAGGGCGCGGAGCGTGCGGGCGTCGCGGATGGCCTGTGCCTTGCCGATTCCGGGCTGGATGCCGAGGGCGGGCATGCTGGTCCCGTCGCTCAGGTCGAGGAAGACCCAGGGGTCACCGGCGCGCAGGTTGACCCGGAGGATCTCCGCCCAGGACAGCCGGCGCGTCCGGGTGAGGTTGACCACGGTCACGCCTTCCTCGTTCGCGACGACCTTCGGGCGGCTGAGGAGTGCGAGCACGCCGAAGAACAGCAGCGCGGTGAAGACGAAGCTGGACCGCTCCCCCGCGCTCAGCTGTTCCAGGGTCAGGGCGATGACGGTGATGACGACGAACATCGCCGCCCCCACGCTCAGCAGGACCACCCGGGTTCGGGTCGGCCGGAACGTGATCGGGAGCGTGGGGAGTTCGGGCGCGGGGGCGGACATGGTGTTCTTCTGTCTTCCGGGTGGTCGCCCGGCCGTCAGAGGCGGCAGGCGTGGATGGCGGTGGTGAGGATGGCGCGGGCGCCGAGGTCGTACAGATCGTCCATGATCCGCTGTGCCTCGCGGGCGGCGACCATGGAACGGACGGCGACCCAGCCCTCGTGGTGCAGCGGGGAGATGGTCGGCGACTCCAGGCCCGGGGTGAGGGCGACCGCGCGCTCCAGGTGCTCGACGCGGCAGTCGTAGTCCATCATCACGTAACTGCGGGCGACCAGGACGCCCTGGAGGCGGCGGAGGAACTGCTGCACCTTGGGGTCGTCGTCCGGTGCGCCGGTGCGGCGGATGACGACGGCCTCGGACTTCATGATCGGCTCGCCGATGACTTCGAGACCCGCGTTGCGCATGCTGGTGCCGGTCTCCACCACGTCGGCGATGACCTGGGCGACACCCAGTTCGATGGCGGTCTCCACCGCGCCGTCGAGGTGGACGACGGAGGCGTTGACGCCGATGTCGGCGAGGTGCTTGGCGACGATGCCCTCGTAGGAGGTGGCGATCGTCTTGCCGTCGAAGTCCTGCGGGCCCTGGGCCGTGCCGGGCTTGGTGGCGTATCGGAAGGTGGAGCGGGCGAAGCCGAGCTGGAGGATCTCCTCGGAGTCGGCGCCGGAGTCCAGCAGCAGGTCGCGGCCGGTGATGCCGATGTCGAGGCGGCCGGAGCTGACGTAGATCGCGATGTCGCGCGGCCGCAGGTAGAAGAACTCGACCTCGTTCTCGGGGTCGACGAGGACGAGTTCCTTGGACTCCTTGCGCTGCTGATAGCCGGCCTCATGGAGCATCGCCATCGCAGGCCCGGAGAGTGAACCCTTGTTGGGGACGGCGATGCGCAGCATGAGGTCAGGTTTCCTTTGCGAGGAGGGAGTCTTGTGCGGACTTACGGAAATCAGGGGTGCGGAGGTCGTGCTCAGAGGTGGGCGTAGACGTCGTCGAGGGAGATCCCGCGGGCGACCATCATCACCTGGACGTGGTACAGCAGCTGGGAGATCTCCTCGGCGGCGGCGTCCTTGCTCTCGTGCTCGGCGGCCATCCAGACTTCGGCGGCCTCCTCGACGACCTTCTTGCCGATGGCATGGACCCCCTTGTCCACCAGCTCGGCGGTGCGGGAGGTGGAGGGGTCGCCGTTGGCGGCCTTGAGCTGCAGCTCGGCGAAGAGCTCTTCGAAGGTTTTGTTCGCCATGATGGTCCTTAGAATACGGGGTCCGCACCCCCCACTCAGCGCCAGGGCTCGCTGACGGTGCGCAGCGTGGCGGCGGTGGCGACGGCCGCGGTGACGGCTTCGTGCCCCTTGTCCTCGTTGGAACCTTCGAGTCCGGCCCGGTCGAGCGCCTGCTCCTCGGTGTCGCAGGTGAGTACGCCGAAGCCGACCGGGACCCCGGTGTCGACGGCGACCTGGGTCAGGCCGTTGGTGACGCCGTGGGAGACGTACTCGAAGTGCGGGGTGCCGCCGCGGATGATCACGCCGAGGGCGACGATCGCGTCGTAGCCGCGCCCGGCGAGGACCTTGGCCACCACCGGGAGCTCGAAGCTGCCGGGTACCCGCAGCAGGGTCGGTTCGTC
This sequence is a window from Streptomyces sp. NBC_01217. Protein-coding genes within it:
- a CDS encoding PH domain-containing protein — translated: MSAPAPELPTLPITFRPTRTRVVLLSVGAAMFVVITVIALTLEQLSAGERSSFVFTALLFFGVLALLSRPKVVANEEGVTVVNLTRTRRLSWAEILRVNLRAGDPWVFLDLSDGTSMPALGIQPGIGKAQAIRDARTLRALAENHGTGTDNG
- the hisG gene encoding ATP phosphoribosyltransferase, which translates into the protein MLRIAVPNKGSLSGPAMAMLHEAGYQQRKESKELVLVDPENEVEFFYLRPRDIAIYVSSGRLDIGITGRDLLLDSGADSEEILQLGFARSTFRYATKPGTAQGPQDFDGKTIATSYEGIVAKHLADIGVNASVVHLDGAVETAIELGVAQVIADVVETGTSMRNAGLEVIGEPIMKSEAVVIRRTGAPDDDPKVQQFLRRLQGVLVARSYVMMDYDCRVEHLERAVALTPGLESPTISPLHHEGWVAVRSMVAAREAQRIMDDLYDLGARAILTTAIHACRL
- a CDS encoding phosphoribosyl-ATP diphosphatase; this encodes MANKTFEELFAELQLKAANGDPSTSRTAELVDKGVHAIGKKVVEEAAEVWMAAEHESKDAAAEEISQLLYHVQVMMVARGISLDDVYAHL
- the ribH gene encoding 6,7-dimethyl-8-ribityllumazine synthase gives rise to the protein MSGKGAPELSVRNCGDLRVAVVAAQWHEKVMDGLVDGALRALHELGIDEPTLLRVPGSFELPVVAKVLAGRGYDAIVALGVIIRGGTPHFEYVSHGVTNGLTQVAVDTGVPVGFGVLTCDTEEQALDRAGLEGSNEDKGHEAVTAAVATAATLRTVSEPWR